The Euwallacea similis isolate ESF13 chromosome 18, ESF131.1, whole genome shotgun sequence genome contains a region encoding:
- the ctrip gene encoding E3 ubiquitin-protein ligase TRIP12 isoform X1 — MADPGNRTTAASTSRRKRALQQQLLSESKRLRSSQPEDADPQASHSTDSSSSSASTSTKGKSKSPHPAASKGDPLDPPPKAQQRRQDSLRRFTRSSKSNPIDIVPAPIEDSEHKTKKKRRSKSRSHHRSKRESTSHHQDLQDREGSSRSAFHDPHGEEPGKSHTYTLRNRSSRIVSTQAPNVVTPPSCTPSNSGSSSSRWKRSSFVKRELAALGATSSSYSGRPTASHAQEQEEPPRLTRSGAVLRRSTRSNKGGTSTTTGSCASSSSGGGAAATGRRTAASGRTQKGGGTSASHSQQPPPALLPVPSLGGTRAMAAEQPPANVPNNGLPSLASEEPPSPQEAAQAGPTSGGPSAPGVDSESDDSDVGRLQALLEARGLPPHLFGALGPRMQHLLHRSMGSNSSVAKAQALLPGLQATGDEGQQLQAVIEMCQVLVMGNEEVLTGFPVKQVVPALIQLLQMEHNFDIMNHACRALTYMMEALPRSSAVVVDAVPVFLEKLQVIQCMDVAEQSLTALDMLSRRHSKSILQARGVSACLTYLDFFPINAQRNAFSVTANSCLNLTSEEFQYVQESLPLLASRLTQPDKKCVESICLAFSRLVDSFQLEPARLQEIASPELLTNLQQLLVVTPPIISTGTFITVLRMLSVMCANCPDLALTLLKQSIAETLLYLLTGSAEANQENVELVPRQPQELFEITCLIGELMPKLPTDGIFSVDALLERPTILAKDQPVWQWRDDRGWWHPYGAVDSRIIESAHQNGDDEVSLNTLGRIYTVDFATMQQINEDTGTLRPVQRLCTPSTSGKSNSTELTQSGTRPSSANRDARVACLREERGLAVTFIRSLFSVLYEVYSSSAGPAVRYKCLKALLRMVYYASPELLKEVLKNQVVSSHIAGMMASSDLRIVVGALQMAEILMNKLPDEFGVHFRREGVLHQVNRLADPEVPLGDSPPKSGCSSNTSFVSVAESQPGTSGGFEVTSNGSASLSLLDSTTSFFASTPTGQRVQDGDARSPSPTGVRLGDVLKRKRTSKRSGATSSRPKARQDDVPMAPTVMQDFFSKAASLANSSSASSQQANSQRASRTFVVSSSNSSKTSFLQSLNPARWGRSLNRAYNKDSLNNLSKSASNSHITAGNREKTRGWIREQANKFIDTYSNREEGQHPATTILTRLNLAIEKLPTEKCAEALLELREILIESDISPFEVNYSGLITALLNYLADKEGPFDREQRLRIMLNVFADLPLDGHVTEVGEVNAAWMGALVAKLNGCVSQLEQFPVKVHDLPATSGAGRGGTSALKFFNTHQLKCNLQRHPDCTNLKQWKGGTVKIDPLALVQAIERYLVVRGYGRLRDKDTADSDDGDSDTDIDDSLAGVAISQTGSKHKLQFLIGNQVLPYNMTVYQAVKQFSNQGDDQSETDTDNETPLGNTGIWVQTHVIHYKAVKEDQPSQGHKSGSGSSSGTHSSRKGKGSGKGTSRRKGDDLWNDGVIPTVQSPLSPFLSMQLPDIVSIQDDSLEVLCLLRILHALNIHWGTLYPHAEHNPILPASDFINSKVAAKASRQLQDPLVIMTGNLPKWLHQVATACPFLFPFETRQLLFYATSFDRDRALQRLLDMAPELSSSDSQERVTPRLDRRKRTISREDILKQAEQVMQDLAGSKALLEVQYENEVGTGLGPTLEFYALVSKELQKCCLELWYAPNASQSDTEYVHNQMGLFPAPVARGAKLGPITKVKSKFRFLGKFMAKAVMDSRMLDLPFSLTFYRWLLGYEQCLTLSDLRYINPDIYITIRKLQQIVRQRDAILRNSDLTEEEQMEQIEKLEYDGCIIEDLGLDFVVPGYNVELIKNGKNMQLTIHNLHVYVQVLTHWLLYEGVARQMEALREGFDSVFPSRNLRVFQPDELEQVFCGSPKDHVAGWDVKTLMECCRPDHGYTADSRAIRFLFEVLSSYNYDEQRMFVQFLTGSPRLPVGGFKALSPPLTVVRKTLEPNMNPDDFLPSVMTCVNYLKLPDYTTVEVMRKKLNIAASEGQHSFYLS; from the exons ATGGCAGATCCAGGTAACAGAACCACCGCTGCAAGCACTAGCCGCCGCAAGCGTGCGCTGCAACAGCAGCTGCTCTCTGAATCCAAGCGTCTGCGGTCCAGCCAACCGGAGGACGCCGATCCACAGGCTTCACATTCTACTGATAGTAGTTCATCCTCTGCAAGTACCAGCACG AAGGGCAAATCCAAAAGTCCTCACCCGGCGGCGAGCAAAGGAGACCCCCTAGACCCACCACCGAAAGCCCAACAGCGCAGGCAAGACTCTTTGAGACGCTTCACGAGGTCCTCCAAGTCGAACCCCATCGATATTGTTCCTGCCCCCATCGAAGATTCCGAGCACAAGACAAAGAAGAAACGTCGATCCAAGTCCCGTTCGCACCACAGGTCCAAGAGAGAGAGCACCAGTCATCACCAAGATCTGCAAGATAGAGAAGGCAGTTCGAGGAGCGCTTTTCACGACCCGCACGGTGAAGAGCCGGGTAAGAGCCATACCTACACGCTGCGTAATCGTTCCTCGCGCATCGTCTCCACACAAGCCCCGAACGTTGTCACTCCTCCATCTTGCACACCAAGCAACTCGGGTTCGTCTTCGTCGCGCTGGAAAAG GTCGTCTTTCGTCAAGCGTGAATTAGCAGCACTGGGTGCGACCAGCAGTAGCTATAGCGGCAGGCCCACGGCGTCCCACGCCCAGGAACAAGAAGAGCCGCCTAGGCTCACCAGGAGCGGCGCAGTGCTCAGGAGAAGCACTAGAAGCAACAAAG GCGGTACGTCAACAACAACGGGTTCCTGTGCCAGCTCGAGCAGCGGCGGGGGCGCGGCGGCTACTGGCCGACGGACGGCGGCTTCAGGGAGAACTCAAAAGGGCGGCGGCACCTCTGCCTCCCACTCGCAACAGCCGCCGCCCGCCCTTTTGCCGGTGCCGTCGTTGGGAGGAACCCGTGCCATGGCGGCGGAACAACCACCTGCGAACGTGCCCAACAATGGACTGCCTTCGTTGG CATCAGAAGAGCCGCCATCTCCCCAGGAAGCAGCCCAGGCGGGACCAACTTCGGGTGGACCTTCGGCCCCTGGCGTAGACTCCGAGAGCGACGATAGTGATGTCGGTAGGCTACAAGCTTTACTCGAAGCCCGTGGTCTGCCTCCACATCTATTTGGAGCTCTAGGGCCTCGCATGCAACATCTCCTGCACCGCAGCATGGGCTCGAATAGTT CCGTAGCGAAGGCGCAAGCGCTCTTGCCGGGCCTGCAAGCGACAGGGGATGAAGGACAGCAGCTTCAGGCAGTCATCGAGATGTGCCAGGTACTAGTTATGGGAAATGAAGAGGTACTTACCGGGTTCCCTGTGAAGCAAGTCGTGCCTGCCCTGATACAATTACTGCAGATGGAGCACAATTTTGATATT ATGAATCATGCTTGCCGAGCCTTAACATACATGATGGAAGCTCTACCAAGGTCCTCAGCTGTTGTGGTGGACGCAGTGCCTGTGTTCTTAGAAAAACTGCAAGTGATTCAGTGCATGGATGTGGCTGAGCAATCCTTGACAGCCCTTGATATGCTGTCTAGAAGGCATTCCAAGTCGATTCTGCAGGCG CGGGGTGTGTCAGCCTGCCTGACTTACTTAGATTTCTTCCCGATTAACGCGCAGCGCAACGCGTTTTCCGTGACAGCCAACAGTTGTCTCAACTTGACTTCTGAAGAATTCCAATATGTCCAAGAATCGCTACCATTGCTGGCCTCCAGGTTGACGCAGCCTGATAAAAAGTGCGTGGAAAGCATCTGCCTCGCCTTCTCGCGATTAGTGGACAGTTTCCAGTTGGAACCGGCGAGATTGCAGGAGATTGCCAGCCCTGAGTTACTGACCAATCTCCAGCAACTCCTCGTAGTTACGCCTCCTATCATAAGCACTGGCACCTTTATTACTG TCTTGCGTATGTTGTCTGTGATGTGCGCCAATTGTCCAGATTTGGCACTGACCCTGTTGAAGCAGAGTATCGCTGAAACGTTGCTCTACTTGTTAACCGGGTCGGCTGAGGCAAATCAAGAGAATGTAGAGTTGGTACCCCGGCAGCCACAGGAATTGTTTGAAATTACATGTTTGATTGGAGAGCTGATGCCTAAATTACCGACTGATGGGATTTTTTCCGTTGACGCCCTGCTGGAGAGACCGACGATTTTGGCGAAGGATCAGCCGGTTTGGCAGTGGCGTGACGATCGGGGATGGTGGCACCCATACGGGGCAGTTGACAGTAGAATAATAGAAAGTGCCCATCAGAATGGGGATGACGAAGTGAGCCTGAACACTTTGG gtCGGATATACACAGTAGATTTTGCCACGATGCAACAAATCAACGAAGATACAGGTACTCTCCGACCCGTCCAACGCCTTTGCACTCCTTCGACCAGTGGCAAATCCAACTCGACCGAATTAACGCAATCCGGCACCCGTCCTAGCTCTGCAAATCGCGACGCCCGTGTTGCTTGTTTGCGTGAGGAGCGTGGGTTGGCGGTTACCTTCATCAGATCTCTTTTCTCCGTACTCTACGAAGTGTACTCCTCTAGCGCTGGCCCTGCAGTTCGCTACAAATGCCTCAAGGCCTTGTTGCGTATGGTCTACTATGCCAGTCCCGAACTTTTGAAAGAAGTGTTGAAGAACCAGGTGGTCAGCAGCCACATCGCGGGCATGATGGCATCCAGCGACCTAAGAATCGTCGTGGGAGCCTTGCAAATGGCTGAAATTCTTATGAATAAGTTGCCGGATGAGTTCGGGGTACATTTTCGACGAGAGGGCGTCCTTCATCAGGTCAATAGATTGGCGGATCCAGAGGTGCCGCTCGGAGATAGTCCACCCAAGTCCGGATGTAGTTCGAATACGTCGTTTGTGTCAGTAGCAGAGTCGCAGCCTGGTACTTCGGGAGGTTTCGAAGTTACATCCAATGGATCGGCGTCTTTG TCGTTGCTGGACTCCACTACAAGCTTTTTCGCTTCGACGCCGACCGGTCAACGCGTTCAAGACGGGGATGCGAGATCGCCCAGTCCCACTGGTGTACGTTTGGGCGACGTACTGAAACGAAAGAGGACATCAAAGCGCTCCGGGGCGACCTCTAGTCGCCCCAAAGCTCGGCAGGACGATGTGCCTATGGCGCCGACGGTGATGCAGGACTTCTTCAGCAAGGCCGCCTCGTTGGCGAACTCCTCCAGCGCGTCGTCGCAACAAGCCAACAGTCAAAGGGCGAGTCGGACGTTCGTGGTGTCTTCGTCTAACTCATCAAAAACCAGTTTCCTGCAAAGTCTAAATCCCGCTAGGTGGGGCAGGAGTTTGAACAGAGCCTACAATAAGGATTCGTTGAATAACCTGTCAAAATCTGCGTCAAATTCTCATATTACTGCGGGAAATAGGGAGAAAACTCGTGGCTGGATCAGGGAACAAGCCAACAAATTTATTGACACCTATTCTA ATCGAGAAGAAGGCCAACATCCAGCCACAACTATTCTCACGCGTCTGAATTTGGCCATAGAGAAATTGCCGACTGAGAAGTGTGCGGAAGCCTTGCTGGAACTGCGCGAAATCCTAATCGAATCAGACATTTCACCTTTTGAGGTGAATTATTCAGGACTTATAACGGCACTGCTGAACTATCTGGCCGACAAAGAGGGGCCTTTTGACAGAGAACAGAGGTTACGCATTATGCTCAATGTGTTTGCGGATCTGCCCTTAGACGGGCACGTGACGGAAGTGGGAGAGGTGAACGCGGCCTGGATGGGTGCTCTAGTTGCCAAACTGAATG GTTGCGTGTCACAACTGGAACAATTTCCGGTGAAAGTGCACGACTTGCCGGCCACTTCGGGTGCCGGCCGGGGAGGTACTAGTGCCCTCAAGTTCTTTAACACGCACCAACTCAAATGCAACCTGCAACGTCACCCCGATTGCACTAACCTGAAGCAATGGAAGGGCGGTACAGTGAAAATCGACCCTCTCGCTCTAGTTCAGGCTATCGAGCGCTATTTAGTTGTCAGAG GCTACGGAAGACTGAGAGACAAAGACACGGCGGACAGCGACGATGGCGATTCGGACACCGACATCGACGACAGCTTAGCCGGCGTCGCCATATCTCAAACGGGTTCCAAGCACAAGTTGCAGTTTCTCATCGGCAACCAAGTGCTTCCGTATAATATGACCGTGTATCAGGCTGTGAAGCAGTTCTCGAACCAAGGTGACGACCAGAGTGAGACCGACACGGATAACGAGACGCCGTTGGGCAACACCGGCATTTGGGTACAGACCCATGTGATACATTATAAGGCCGTGAAGGAGGACCAACCCAGCCAGGGACACAAGAGCGGGTCGGGGAGCAGTAGTGGCACCCATTCTAGTCGTAAAGGAAAGGGCTCGGGCAAGGGGACTTCGAGGAGGAAAGGCGACGATTTGTGGAATGATG GTGTTATACCGACAGTGCAATCTCCGCTATCTCCATTCCTGTCCATGCAACTGCCGGACATAGTCTCGATCCAAGACGATTCGTTGGAAGTTTTGTGCCTGTTGCGCATTCTTCATGCCTTAAACATCCACTGGGGCACGCTCTACCCCCACGCGGAGCACAATCCTATATTGCCAGCGTCCGATTTCATTAACTCCAAG GTTGCCGCCAAAGCCAGCAGACAGCTGCAAGATCCTCTGGTGATCATGACTGGAAACCTGCCCAAGTGGTTGCACCAAGTGGCTACCGCTTGTCCTTTTCTATTCCCGTTCGAAACTAGACAGCTGCTATTTTATGCGACGTCTTTCGATAGGGACAGAGCTCTTCAGAGATTGTTGGACATGGCTCCTGAATTGAGTTCAAGCGACTCACAG gAACGAGTAACCCCCCGGTTAGACCGCCGAAAACGGACAATATCGCGTGAAGATATCTTAAAACAAGCCGAACAGGTGATGCAAGATTTGGCAGGCTCGAAAGCTTTACTCGAAGTGCAATACGAAAACGAGGTGGGCACCGGGTTGGGACCCACGTTAGAGTTCTACGCTCTGGTGTCAAAGGAGCTGCAAAAA TGTTGCTTGGAATTGTGGTACGCCCCGAACGCGAGCCAGAGCGATACCGAATATGTACATAATCAAATGGGGCTGTTCCCGGCCCCGGTGGCGCGCGGCGCCAAATTGGGACCCATTACCAAAGTTAAGAGCAAATTTAGGTTTCTAGGGAAGTTTATGGCTAAGGCTGTGATGGATTCCAGAATG CTAGATCTCCCCTTTTCGCTGACTTTCTACCGGTGGCTATTGGGCTACGAACAATGTTTAACATTGTCGGACCTACGATATATTAATCCGGATATTTACATTACCATCAGAAAGTTGCAACAGATCGTGAGACAACGCGATGCCATTCTGAGGAACAGTGATTTGACGGAGGAAGAACAAATGGAACAG ATCGAAAAATTAGAGTACGACGGTTGCATTATCGAAGACCTGGGTCTGGACTTCGTCGTGCCCGGTTACAACGTAGAACTCATCAAGAACGGAAAAAACATGCAGCTGACAATACACAATTTACACGTGTACGTCCAGGTGCTGACGCATTGGTTGCTGTATGAGGGCGTGGCACGACAAATGGAAGCGTTGAGGGAAGGCTTCGATTCGGTGTTCCCTTCGAGGAATCTGAGGGTCTTCCAGCCGGACGAGTTGGAGCAGGTATTCTGTGGCAGCCCCAAG GATCACGTGGCCGGTTGGGATGTAAAAACCCTCATGGAGTGCTGCAGGCCCGATCACGGTTACACCGCAGATTCCCGTGCCATCCGGTTTCTATTCGAAGTGTTGAGTTCGTATAATTACGACGAACAGCGAATGTTCGTGCAGTTCCTCACGGGCAGTCCGCGCCTGCCTGTTGGAG GTTTTAAAGCTTTGTCGCCGCCATTGACTGTGGTTCGTAAAACCCTGGAACCGAATATGAACCCCGACGACTTCCTTCCATCTGTGATGACCTGCGTGAACTACCTCAAATTGCCGGACTACACGACCGTTGAAGTGATGCGCAAGAAACTTAATATCGCCGCGTCCGAGGGGCAGCACTCGTTTTATCTGTCATAA